A DNA window from Arachis duranensis cultivar V14167 chromosome 3, aradu.V14167.gnm2.J7QH, whole genome shotgun sequence contains the following coding sequences:
- the LOC107480958 gene encoding uncharacterized protein At5g65660 isoform X1, which produces MEGQDLSPPQVDASRPSLGFPLGTALLLIIIFTLSGVFSCCYHWDKFRSFRQSQFPSSPTKSNLNQESKKQNREESLPVLMPGDELPKFIAMPCPCQPTRPHKDHEDNTVIVRVEKPLQLPAIPLYL; this is translated from the exons ATGGAAGGGCAAGATCTGTCGCCGCCACAAGTGGACGCATCTCGACCGTCGTTGGGTTTCCCTTTAGGCACTGCCCTCCTTCTGATCATCATATTCACCCTCAGCGGCGTGTTCTCCTGCTGCTACCATTGGGATAAGTTCCGCTCCTTCCGTCAATCTCAATTCCCTTCCTCTCCTACCAAATCCAACCTCAAC CAGGAATCGAAGAAGCAAAACAGGGAAGAAAGCTTGCCGGTGTTGATGCCAGGGGACGAGCTTCCCAAGTTCATTGCGATGCCTTGCCCCTGCCAGCCGACGCGGCCTCACAAGGACCACGAAGACAACACCGTCATTGTGAGGGTGGAGAAGCCACTGCAGCTGCCAGCCATCCCTTTATATTTGTGA
- the LOC107480958 gene encoding uncharacterized protein At5g65660 isoform X2 encodes MEGQDLSPPQVDASRPSLGFPLGTALLLIIIFTLSGVFSCCYHWDKFRSFRQSQFPSSPTKSNLNESKKQNREESLPVLMPGDELPKFIAMPCPCQPTRPHKDHEDNTVIVRVEKPLQLPAIPLYL; translated from the exons ATGGAAGGGCAAGATCTGTCGCCGCCACAAGTGGACGCATCTCGACCGTCGTTGGGTTTCCCTTTAGGCACTGCCCTCCTTCTGATCATCATATTCACCCTCAGCGGCGTGTTCTCCTGCTGCTACCATTGGGATAAGTTCCGCTCCTTCCGTCAATCTCAATTCCCTTCCTCTCCTACCAAATCCAACCTCAAC GAATCGAAGAAGCAAAACAGGGAAGAAAGCTTGCCGGTGTTGATGCCAGGGGACGAGCTTCCCAAGTTCATTGCGATGCCTTGCCCCTGCCAGCCGACGCGGCCTCACAAGGACCACGAAGACAACACCGTCATTGTGAGGGTGGAGAAGCCACTGCAGCTGCCAGCCATCCCTTTATATTTGTGA